In Salvelinus fontinalis isolate EN_2023a chromosome 8, ASM2944872v1, whole genome shotgun sequence, the genomic stretch CTGCTGGTCCACAAGCACGACATGAAGCATACCTGCTGGTCCACAAGCACGACATGAAGCATACCTGCTGGTCCACAAGCACGACATGAAGCATACCTGCTGGTCCACAAGCACGACATGAAGCATACCTGCTGGTCCACAAGCACGACATGAAGCATACCTGCTGGTCCACAAGCACGACATGAAGCATACCTGCTGGTCCACAAGCACGACATGAAGCATACCTGCTGGTCCACAAGCACGACATGAAGCATACCTGCTGGTACACAAGCACGACATGAAGCATACCTGCTGGTACACAAGCACGACATGAAGCATACCTGCTGGTACACAAGCACGACATGAAGCATACCTGCTGGTACACAAGCACGACATGAAGCATACCTGCTTGTGTGATGTTCTATTACCTAGCAATGTTTCACAACTGTCTTTTCTCCATCTCTGTCAACATCATGTATTACTTCAGAGTTTTCACATCATATCAAACATTATCGTCTGGGGAAAACATATGAATTGCTATTCAATTCAATTGTAATAGATTAATTGATTGATTATTCATGATATAATGCTAGAACATAGCTGATACGCACATTGACAGTGCGCAGCAGCTTGAACCTCTCGCTCCAATAGTTGAGAACGCCATCACGGCTGATTGACAGGTAGCTTCCACTGTGGGCGCGGCCCTTAGAACACCCCGAGGCTCTGCCATGCTCTCCAGAGTCTGTCTTTTTCTCCCCGGCTGGGGGCTGGAATGGGTAGAACTGGAGCCGGACAATGGCCTCACAGTGTGcactacacagacagagacacagaaaaaAAAGGATTAAAGGATGCACATATACTACTTAGGAACCTGTAGAACATAGCCAATGAAATACCACTTACACAGGCGCAATCTTGAGTGGTTTGGGAAAGTAGATTGGCCTGTTTTGCTGCTGCAAAGAGTCTTTCTCTCTGTACTCTAAAAGCATGTAGTTCAGATATTCAACCTGTATGAAACCACACAAAGTTTTTGTTTATGAGAGTAAGAATTTAAATGTGTTTACATGTTTGTCACATACCAGTTGGTCAACTGACGACAAAACAGCACTCCTGTTCATTGTCGTTTTGCTCTCTCACCCAGTCCATTCTGCCGTCACAGTTGGTGTCCACCTTCATAAAGATAATGTCCACATCCTCATCATCCACATCACCCATGATCTTCTTCATCGCATCTCAGAACTAATACATATCCAACCCTGACAGAGAGAATGACACATTGTTCAAGAAAATAGGTCCCTTTTGGATAGTGTAACTTAATGATTATTTTTATTATtcacattctgtcataaagagcacatgttcaaccaaataaaaacccaatttcccccccaaaattactatagtaagtgcctattatgtgccaaataaagtaacagggttgacctcaacagggttgacgatttcatcttaaatcagccataaatccccttgttACAGGAGGAATGGAAGCTTGTCGTGTGCAACAGGGacgggcaattgaatgcaagcttcacaaaaaagttgaaatttttaaaacatttctagcctgtatgtatggcagggatgggcaacttagATTGGGGTGGGGtccacaaaaaatctgaacttaTCATGGGGTGCCGCAGTGGCTCgcgggtctgcgtacccacatccatacccacacatgcagtcagagctggCACTAGCCTATTGAGGGCCCTATGAAAAAAATATCTatcacaaaaaataaataatcatctcCAGAAATTACTTTGTCAGAGAAACAAAATAAcaagggctttacaatgatggtgaaaacttggggGAATTTTttgggttaagtgggttaaaatcttaaTAGAAGTCACAGAGGGTGCATAGAGGTACATGCCAAAATACAGAattttcaagttttaatgtcacatgcacaagtacagtaaaataccttatttgcaagctctaaacccaacaataaagaattttggcactttagctTTTAAATTTGACTTAAAATATCAAATAGGCGCAAAAGGGACTCATTTCATGGAACGACCCATGTGTGTTCGTATGACAACACTATGTAGAAATGTGCAGCTGGTTGGTGAAACTGGCAGGGATCCACTAGGGGCTAAAAATGATACTGGGTTGGGCTAAAAAGGATACCGTGGTATACTATTAGTTATGGAGAGGTGTTATGTGTTCGGGTCACTCACGCCCTCCTCCATCCATGTCAGCCTCTCTGAACATACGTTCAATGTGGCGAAGGTGCTGTTCATTGATCGGATTCTCCACTCCCCCTGAGCTGGCATGTCCTCCTCCGCGTAGTCACTGCTCCTCCCTGAACGCTCCGCCTCCCCTGAAATACCCTGCTGAGGGAGGATATAGAGCACCTCAGTCACACTTAACTCCACATTTGATATTAAAACCAACATGAACCATTTTTCACTTGAAAATGTCTTAGGAGGGCAAGATGAATTAAAAACTGCGTAGAAAATGTGGGTGACAAGGCAGCAAAAACCCAGGCAATTTTAATGGAAATATCTGTGTAAATAAAACAGAGCACTTTGGGGAGCATAACAGTGTGCAGATTTATTTTGTTCTGGATTTACCTGAGTTGTGGTGTGTTTCTGCTTGTCATCGGAGGTGGAACTGTGATAACACGGGCAACGGATACATTGAACACCCAGCAATCCAAAATGGGATTTAGTGATCAAACACACTTAAAGTCCTAATGTAAACTAGCTTTATATTGATATTAGTCTGACCTTGTAAGGCTGGCCATCTTCAGTTCCCCTGTGACAGTCCACAAGCTCACACTGGTCATGGCTTTCCACCTTTAACACAGGCACAAATGCTCACAGAAGAACATTGCTCTTTTGGTGATGTCACAATGTGAGAGAGATGGTCCTAACATACAGAGAGGGAAAAAAAGTATtcgatcccctgctgattttgtacgtttgccactgacaaagaaatgatcagtctataattttaatggtaggtttatttgaacagtgagagagagaataacaaaaaatccagaaaagcacatatcaaaaattttagaaattgatttgcattttaatgagggaaatgagtatttgacccctctgctaaacatgacttagtacatggtggcaaaacccttgttggcaatcacagaggtcagacgtttcttgtagttggccaccaggtttgcacacatctcaggagggattttgtcccactcctctttgcagatcttctccaagtcattaaggtttcgaggctgacgtttggcaactcgaaccttcagctccctccacagatttatgggattaaggtctggagactggctcggccactccaggaccttaatgtggttcttcttgagccactcctttgttgccttggccgtgtgttttgggtcattgtcatgctggaatacccatccacgacccattttcaatgccctggctgagggaaggtggttctcacccaagatttgacggtacatggccccatccatcgtccctttgatgcggtgaagttgtcctgtccccttagcagaaaaacacccccaaagcataatgtttccacctccaggtttgacggtggggatggtgttcttggggtcataggcagcattcctcctcctccaaacacagcgagttgagttgatgccaaagagctccattttggtctcatctgaccacaacacgttcacccagttgtcctctgaatcattcagatgttcattggcaaacttcagacgggcataagcagggggaccttgcgggcgctgcaggatttcagtccttcacggcgtaaTGTGTAActaattgttttcttggtgactatggtcccagctgccttgagatcattgacaagatcctcctgtgtagttctgggctgattcctcaccgttctcatgatcattgcagctccacaaggtgagatcttgcatggagccccaggctgagggagattgacagttcttttgtgtttcttccatttgcgaataatcacACCAACTGTtatcaccttctcaccaagctgcttggcgatggtcttgtagcccattccagccttgtgtaggtctacaatcttgtccctgacatccttggagcgctctttggtcttggccatggtggagagtttagACTCTGATTGAtagcttctgtggacaggtgtcttttatacaggtaacaaactgagattaggagcactccctttaagagtgtgctcctaatctcagatcgttacctgtataaaagacacctgggagccagaaatctttctgattgagagggggtcaaatacttatttccctcattaaaatgcaaatcaatttataacatttttgacatgtgtttttctggatttttttgttgttattgtctctcactgttcaaataaacctaccattaaaattatagactgataatttctttgtcagtgggaaaacgtacaaaatcagcaggggatcaaatacttttttccttcACTGTAAATCATTGATATCAAACTTAACCAGATTCTGACCAGATTTCCAAGCTTTTTTCTGTTTATAAAAAAAACCTTGCACTCTTGATGACAGAAAGATGACACTAGGGAGAcagaaggggagagacagagtcctGCCTATTTGACACAATCGTTACATGAAAAGATTATGACCAGTTATCCAAATCTGTTTTGCATCTTGACAGACACAGAGAAGGTTATGAATGAAAAGATCAATAGAGTGCAGGATAACATGTCCAAAGACATGTTGTAGACAAACAACCTCTGCAGTTACCCAAGGCCCGGTGGGCCTCATCGTTCACCTGCAGGAGAAGCTTTGTGCCTGTAAAAGACTAGCCCGACAATAACTTTATAGGCAGTTTACTGGGGCCAAGTGACTGGAAGCAGAAACCGGATGCCATATCAACATGCAAGGATGGGGGTcagtgagagacagaggaaaACCCCACGTGGAAGATCTAGATGAGGACCTGTATATTCTGATCAGAGAAAATGACACGGCCCAGCTCAAAATGAGGAGAGCGGTCGTCAGGAAGCCCCTGGTGCCAACAGCGGAGGGAGAGGGCAACGAAGACGCAGATGATGGAGCTGGCTCAACGGGAACTACAGAATCAAGACACAGATAGGGTCCACACCACCACCGCCACTCAGGTCCCCTGCCTCACAGTGGTCCCCACAAGGCAGGTGCTCCCTATTGCAATCCCCCAGAGTGGAGGCAGGGAGCCCGATCAGGAACAGATCCGGCCTACACAAAGGGCTGCCATGTTGCCCACCGGTGGCAGAATTGACGCCACCCAGTATGACAAGTACACCCTGCCACCCAGTCTATGGTGCAGTGGGTGTCTAgacatttgtttttatttatggCCCTTTACTCTGGGCATGTTTACATTCGTTTTGAATTAGCCTATATCACTGTGCTGATTTTAGTTTACTGCAGTTATTCTACCAAGAGCCAACTGCCAATAGCAATGCAAATGTACGTCAGGACATTTTAATGAGCAGATAAATATACACATTCTAAATCAATTTCAGTTAATAACATCACATAGAAGTTAAAACAAGTTATTTCTTCAACCTAAAAAACACATCTAATTTTTCCAATCAAACCTTGATTTTTAAAGAAAAGTGATGCCTGTAGAAGCCTTATATTGCTAATAAATTCGCAAACAGACTTCCTACTAAAAGAGAGCTCTCAGTTCCTCTGCTAAGAGAGTATAGTTCTGCTCTAACTGTAGACTAGAGGGATGTATTTCTTCACTGTGTGGACTGGCAACCATACATCCTGTCTTTGGCTTACATGAGGAAGTAAATTAGAACACAGGTCAATGTAGTGCAACTCTAGCCTACATACAATACACAAATGGCAGAATGAGTCTTATAATTTTGCTTTTAGGTAAGAAGTacattctttttttatttaaggTGCTCAATAAAAACACTTAATTTCATTGAAAAATCAAAAAAGTAATGTGATGAATACCTGCGAAGATAAAAAACAAACTAAATACAAACGCTGATCGCCTAAACCACAAATTAACTCTTAAGTATATAATGAATGTGTGTAAACATACCATAAAAATTACAATAATTTCAATTGGCAGAGTATACATTCATATATATTTAAGAATCTCATATTTGCAAATATCATATCAAAATAATCTAGTACAGTACTGTTTAGGTCAATTGGAAATATATAAGGAATAAAAAGACAACCTGAACACATTTCAAAAGTAACAGGCCTAAATTTAAAGGCACAGAAAAGGCCAGAATAAGAACAAGGCAGAAAACCCCCAGAAAATAAAAACCCATTGGAATTTGATCCAGGGTTCTTCTTCTCTGGTGGCTGGATTAGCAGGGTCTCTGAAATTTATTTTatggtcaaaaaaaaaaaaaaaaaaaaaaacgcttgGTCCAACAAACACTTGGACCAAGGTGGCAGGCAGTGTCTAATCCAGAGGCAACTTAATCCACAGTGTGAGTAAGTGCATGTTCATTAGACCCAAAGAGTGTGCATAAACGTTGCACATGgaaacttgtgtgtgtgtattgaagtGTGTGATTAAGATATGAACTGCAGTTGTGTGCATTTTCATCAGAACTCTTCTGGTTCTTCTCCTTCAGCATCAGGAATAACAAACCCCTCCTGTTAGCAGGAAACAAAATTTGGATTTCAATATTCAAATGCAACGCTACATTTGTTTCCTACTACATAATCATCCGTTATGAAACACGTATAGAACTGCAGAAGACAGAGTCTCTCAGACGTGTCTGTCAGAGTATTCCTGTAAAGTTTCACTCACATCAGTGGCGTATAGAACATCCATAATCTTCTGCATAGTTGTATCTGCCTCTCCATCCACTTCTTGGCAGATGACCTCAATGGACCTCAGCTTTCCAAAATaaaagtctctctctttctccatgtcCTGGACAGTGGCCTTCAGGGAACTGACCTGAGGCGAGAGAATACATAAGTGATAGGAGAACGACTGGGCGGGGCTGTCATGAATCAAGTTACAACTAAACAAGCTTCAATTTCAATAAACTATTCACCTAGCACACAAAAGCTGTACAGGAGATTGACGGGAAATCTCTTTGTGTCTCATCACAACTAATTTTAGCAGTGACCCTCCGAAAGAACATACCTCCTGGGCTAGCTCCACCCTTTCCACGTCCTCTGCACCGCCGGGCCTCCGCAAGGCACTCCCTGCTGACCTGGGTGGGGGTTTGGTTACTGTCGTTGTAGACCTCGTGGGAGCTGGATCCAACACAAATCACAGTTGGCAAACTAGGACAGAATAATAACAGTGGACTGTGCGCATGCACTCAACCTTAGACACTCAACTGCACATTTATACCCACTGACTCCAGTTCCTAGCCTATAGAATACTGGAATGGACATGAACCAACGTATGATAGGATAAAGGTCAGCCATTTGTCAGGGGGTCAGTCTACtttatacaacaggtgggtctaatcctgattggttaaaaccgcattccatcTGGTGGCTATTCCACAAGCTACCatcggctaaatctatgacattaaaatgcctatttactctgttccatctgaccgGACAATCCACTGTCTCAGTGTTACCACTGTTACCCTTTAATTCAACTGTGCAACAAACAGAGATCATTGTTTGGTTAGCAATGTTTCTGTAGCGCTCATGTGATTCCAGAGTTTGCtaaacaaatggccactggattggtGCAAATAATCatattctgccaggtaggcataggcCACTTTGTAGTTAACTAAGAAATGTttggggaaagcctttccatctaccagaacatgtcaacattagcatcatcgctaacggctacacaAAGTGGTAGACAAACGGACGCACAGGGCCAGGAAAATACTAAATCACTGATGCATTTTATTACTGTCTTATGATAATCTTGGGCAAATTAATGCATTTTCTAATAAAtgcaatacatttagttgatttcctACTAAGTTCAATAGATTTTGGAATATTGAATTCcgttttaatgtctggattctGTAATTCTGTCCACTTTCTCCGCAACGCTGATTTTATAGGACCCTACACAGCCATACACTGGTCGAAATCAGTTGATAGTACTTAACCGGAAATGCAACAAGTATTGATACTGTGTCACatatacactgaataaaaatataaaacgcaacatgtaaagtgttggtcccatgtttcctgagctgaaataaaagatcccagaaatgttccatacacacaaaaagcttatttctctcaaatgttgtgtacaaatttgtttacatccctgttagtgagcatttctctttgccaagataatccatctacctaacaggtgtggcatatcaagaagcagattaaacagcatgatcactacacAGTTGCACCTGGTGCTGGGGAAatcaaaaggccactaaaatgtgcagttttgtcacaacaccacaaatgtctcaagttgagggaaagtgcaattggcatgctgactgcaggattgtccaccagagctgttgccagagaactgaatgttcatTTCAGTACCATAACCAGCCTCctttgtcattttagagaatttggcagtatgtccaacaggACTCACAACCcgattcttcacctgcgggaacATCTGAGAGCGCCACTAACAGCTGATAATATATCACTccttttattttcctgcataagtaTAATCAGGATTACGCCTCTACTGCCCTTCcttccaattagactggtttggatttctccctgaccaacatggctgccattttcacccCATTCTGGAACTTTGATGTTTATGACATAGCCTCTTGTAATTTAGTAGGGTATCTATGACCTAGCCTTACAACAAAAAAGTCCTTTCCACAGTGTGACCATGAATGTGAAAGCCCACCATAGGTGCCCATTGGAGATCCCCGTTTGACCATTAAACCGCCTTACCGACTCTCGCCGCTGGTCTGATAAGAGTTGGGGAGCTGTGGAACTGTACTGAAATAGAGATGCATACAGTATGCATTTAAGGGATCAAGCATCAAAGACACAGGAACAATTTATGTTCCACCGGCTGACTGGGAGTAACTTGGATTAGACGCCCACCCTGTTGTTGCTTGTAGCTATATTTTCAATTAGGTATTTATGTTATATTCATCAAAATGTTAGAAATTATACATTTTCCTTCCTCACCAGTGGTGGGCTTCCTTGGCTTGGATGCGACCTGCCCTGGGTTGGGCGTAGGAGCAGTGTCCTGGCCCTGGCGAGCACCGAGTGGGTCATACTCCTTTCCATCGTAGTTGGCATCAAATAATTTCTTGAACCACTGCACAAACTCAAAGTTGTCCTGGAACTTGCCTTTTATCAATTTATCCACAGGAATGATCTGGAAATTGTTTAAAAGGTGTCAATCTAAATGGCAAAAATGTCAGTAATGTGATCTTTTAGGAATACTGCAATAGCCGAAAGTACACATTGAGTTAGACACTCGGAAACACTCACCTTGTCAACCCCAATCTTCTTAAAACTGGTCTGCAGAAGTTTGAAGTTGTGGAGGAACTCAGTCTCTAGTTTTGCCTGAAATTTTACCTTCTTCAAAGGGATGCATCCAGGGAAAAGCATGTCCATGAACTGACAGTAAGCGGCACCTGTGTGAATGTGATAAGATCATTTATTAAATTCCCAGCTAATCAATCATGTCTCAACTTTTATAGGCTATAATCAGTGTAAAgtacttaacttctctaggatagggggcagcattttcacatttggatgaaaagcatacccaaattcaactgccagctactcatccccagaagataagatatgcatattattagtagatttggatagaaaactgaagtttctaaaactgtttgaatcatgtatgtgagtataactgaacttatttagcaggcgaaaccccgagggcaaaccattcagatgtttttgtttgaggtcactcttttcaatggattttcattgggaatacagattacTAATataccttcttgcagttcctaccgcttccactggatgtcaacagtctttagaaattggttgagggtttttcctttgtgtaatgaagaagtacggccatcttgaacaagggtcactcgaagtgtcctgtttgttagaggcacatgaccagaaggctagctagtttgttttaatcctgtatttaacacagatcatcctgtcttcaattttatcgattatttacttttaaaaaatacctaaagttgtattacaaaagtagtttgaaatgtttggacaaagcttacaggtaacttttgagatattttgt encodes the following:
- the LOC129860748 gene encoding microtubule-associated protein RP/EB family member 1-like is translated as MAVNVYSTSVTGDNLSRHDMLSWINESVQMNYTKIEQLCSGAAYCQFMDMLFPGCIPLKKVKFQAKLETEFLHNFKLLQTSFKKIGVDKIIPVDKLIKGKFQDNFEFVQWFKKLFDANYDGKEYDPLGARQGQDTAPTPNPGQVASKPRKPTTAPTRSTTTVTKPPPRSAGSALRRPGGAEDVERVELAQEVSSLKATVQDMEKERDFYFGKLRSIEVICQEVDGEADTTMQKIMDVLYATDEGFVIPDAEGEEPEEF